One window from the genome of Garra rufa chromosome 1, GarRuf1.0, whole genome shotgun sequence encodes:
- the LOC141341705 gene encoding uncharacterized protein: MNIHTGQKPYKWLQCDKRSNQSGTLKKHDRIHTGVKLYLFDQFDKTYMWATSVLKKHLTVHTKEKLSFYKSLKMNHFPFISELIKEKEENEESREAGKNTYVKTEEKPLSCSQTKKKKCKKRSAKKSFTCTLCGKSVTLKKSLQRHMKLHTGGKLFTCDQCGKSFSQSSYLRRHMKIHTSGEKPYKCSHCDKRFRKPASLKVHERIHTGEKPYECSHCDKRFSCSADLKKHYMIHTGEKPYKCSHCDKRFSQTGDLKRHERSHTGEKPYECSHCDKRLGSSAHLKIHERIHTGEKPYKCSHCDKRFSCSADLKKHYMIHTGEKPYKCSHCDKRFSRSGGLKTHERTHTGEKPYKCSHCDKRFSCSGHLRIHKMTHTGEKPYKCSHCDKRFSCPAHLKTHERTHTGEKPFKCSHCDKRFSCLGHLKTHERTHTGEKPYKCSHCDKRFSYLELLKTHERIHTGEKPYKCSYCDKRFNCFTHHKTHEMIHTGDKPYKCSHCDKRFIRSGGLKRHELIHTGEKPYKCPHCDERFVYLQTHERIHTGEKPLNCSHCDKRFIRSGYLKKHKKIHTGEKNV, encoded by the exons atgaacatccacactggacAGAAACCTTATAAGTGGTTACAGTGTGACAAGAGATCCAATCAGTCTGGAACCCTGAAAAAACATGataggatccacactggagtgaAATTGTACTTGTTTGATCAATTTGATAAAACATATATGTGGGCTACTTCAGTCCTTAAGAAACACCTGAcagttcatacaaaggagaagctGT CTTTTTACAAGTCACTGAAAATGAACCATTTTccttttatttcagagttgattaaagaaaaagaggagaatgaagaatcaagAGAAGCTGGGAAGAATACGTAtgtcaaaactgaagaaaaacctttgagttgctctcaaaccaaaaagaaaaaatgtaagaAAAGAAGTGCAAAgaaatctttcacctgcactcTGTGTGGAAAGAGTGTCACACTCAAAAaaagtcttcagcgtcacatgaaaCTTCATACTGGAGGAAAGCtgttcacttgtgatcagtgtgggaagagtttctcacaatcaTCATACCTTAGGAGACACATGAAGATCCACACTTCTGGAGAAAAACcctataagtgttcacactgcgacaagagattcagaaAGCCAGCATCTCTGAAAGttcatgagaggatccacactggagaaaaaccgtatgagtgttcacactgtgacaagagattcagttgtTCAGCAGATCTGAAAAAACATTacatgatccacactggagaaaaaccttacaagtgttcacactgtgacaagagattcagccAGACAGGAGACCTGAAAAGACACGAGAGGagccacactggagaaaaaccgtatgagtgttcacactgtgacaagagattagGTAGTTCAGcacatctgaaaatacatgagaggatccatactggagaaaaaccatacaagtgttcacactgtgacaagagattcagttgtTCAGCAGATCTGAAAAAACATTacatgatccacactggagaaaaaccttacaagtgttcacactgtgacaagagattcagtcgtTCAGGAggcctgaaaacacatgagaggacccacactggagaaaaaccttacaagtgttcacactgtgacaagagattcagttgtTCAGGACATCTGAGAATACATAAGATgacccacactggagaaaaaccatacaagtgttcacactgtgacaagagattcagttgtCCAGcacatctgaaaacacatgagaggacccacactggagaaaaacctttcaagtgttcacactgtgacaagagattcagttgtTTAGgacatctgaaaacacatgagaggacccacactggagagaaaccatacaagtgttcacactgtgacaagagattcagttatTTAGAACtgctgaaaacacatgagaggatccacactggagaaaaaccttacaagtgttcatattgtgacaagagattcaattGTTTTACACATCataaaacacatgagatgatccacactggagataaaccttataagtgttcacactgtgacaagagattcattcGTTCAGGAGGCCTGAAAAGACACGAgctgatccacactggagaaaaaccctacAAGTGTCCACACTGTGACGAGAGATTCG TATATCTgcaaacacatgagaggatccacactggagagaagcccttaaactgttcacactgtgacaagagattcattaGGTCAGGGTACCTGAAAAAACACAagaagatccacactggagaaaaaaacgtataa